From a single Oceanobacillus kimchii X50 genomic region:
- a CDS encoding DUF2332 domain-containing protein, translating into MNLEDRFKHFGEIEVKDKSPLYSILSLQIAEDPEMIDICSVIPEGQPVANLLFASVKDLLYIQNNHPLKNYYPEFTKEVKVPHDSYPYFKDFVINNKQDVIQRLTTNYVQTNEVNRCAYLFPVLHYIYEKIGTRLSLIEIGTSAGLQLLCDQYAYAYNNSKNKVGNINSELTLRSLVREGDIPSFLSKELPIKDRVGIDLHVLNLLEEDDVRWLKSLVWPENLHRIEVLDKAIAQFNKSDESIRLIEADALSCLEELAIECDTESLLCIFHTHVANQLTIEQRHTLLESVSKIGKRRDVFHIYNNIWDGQLHVESYINGSRNEELKIDTHPHGEWFDWPIRKKELRDG; encoded by the coding sequence ATGAATTTAGAGGATAGATTCAAGCATTTTGGTGAAATTGAAGTAAAAGATAAAAGCCCACTTTATTCAATTTTATCTTTACAAATTGCCGAAGATCCTGAAATGATCGATATCTGTTCAGTTATCCCCGAGGGTCAGCCTGTAGCGAATTTATTATTTGCTTCAGTTAAAGATTTACTTTATATACAAAATAATCATCCACTAAAAAACTATTACCCAGAATTTACAAAAGAGGTGAAAGTTCCTCATGATTCTTACCCTTATTTTAAGGATTTTGTAATAAATAATAAACAAGATGTCATCCAACGGCTAACTACAAATTACGTACAAACAAATGAAGTGAACAGATGCGCTTATTTATTTCCTGTATTGCATTATATTTATGAAAAAATAGGCACCCGATTGTCTTTAATTGAAATTGGTACAAGTGCTGGATTGCAACTATTATGTGATCAGTATGCATATGCATATAATAATAGTAAAAACAAAGTTGGAAATATTAATTCTGAATTGACACTAAGATCACTTGTAAGAGAAGGAGATATCCCATCTTTTTTATCGAAAGAATTGCCAATCAAGGATAGGGTAGGTATTGATTTACATGTATTGAATCTATTAGAAGAAGATGATGTAAGATGGTTAAAATCATTAGTTTGGCCAGAGAATCTGCATAGAATAGAAGTGTTGGATAAAGCTATTGCTCAATTTAATAAGTCGGATGAGTCAATAAGGTTAATAGAAGCGGATGCCTTGAGTTGTCTAGAAGAACTTGCGATAGAATGTGATACTGAATCTTTACTTTGTATCTTTCATACACATGTTGCGAATCAACTTACTATTGAACAACGTCACACTTTATTAGAGAGTGTTTCTAAAATTGGGAAAAGACGAGATGTTTTTCATATTTATAATAATATTTGGGATGGGCAGTTGCATGTAGAGAGTTATATCAATGGTAGCAGGAATGAAGAACTTAAAATTGATACTCATCCCCATGGTGAATGGTTCGATTGGCCAATTCGAAAAAAGGAGTTAAGAGATGGATAG
- a CDS encoding sigma-70 family RNA polymerase sigma factor: MTLFHSCEKNLYRIANTYVKNSNDTYDVIQETAYRTYEKLPELRNPKYFKTWITKITINCALDTIRKNKKMIMMEPEKVSTKAYYDLDIPLKITVEQLLDRLNEKERTIIMLRFYYAFSFKEISEQLDIPYGTTKSLSYRALKKLKYFASKQELQ; the protein is encoded by the coding sequence ATGACTTTATTTCATAGTTGTGAGAAAAATTTATACCGGATTGCAAATACATATGTTAAGAACTCTAATGATACATATGATGTAATCCAAGAGACTGCCTATCGAACGTATGAAAAATTACCAGAGTTAAGAAACCCAAAATATTTCAAGACTTGGATAACGAAAATAACCATAAATTGTGCACTTGATACGATCAGGAAAAATAAAAAAATGATCATGATGGAACCAGAAAAAGTGTCTACTAAAGCTTATTATGATTTGGATATTCCCTTAAAGATAACAGTGGAGCAATTATTAGATCGTCTAAATGAAAAAGAAAGAACCATTATTATGCTCCGATTTTATTACGCTTTCAGTTTCAAGGAAATTTCAGAACAATTAGACATTCCATATGGTACCACAAAGTCGTTATCTTACCGTGCTTTAAAGAAATTAAAATACTTTGCGAGTAAACAGGAATTACAATAG
- the pckA gene encoding phosphoenolpyruvate carboxykinase (ATP): MKTVDKSYMKELQTNHIHHNLSVAQLVEKILYRQEGVLTSTGAIRATTGTYTGRSPEDKFIVKDKVSDLHVNWGKVNKPIQEEVFNQLLSKVINYLNEKQEIFKFQGFAGSDHTYRLPIQVINEYAWHNLFSRQLFITPTEEELSKHQAEFTVISAPGFKADPAIDGTNSETFILISFKKRIVLIGGTEYAGEIKKSIFSVMNYLLPQQDVLSMHCSANVGQEGDVALFFGLSGTGKTTLSADPYRKLIGDDEHGWSPNGVFNIEGGCYAKCINLSQEKEPQIYNAIRYGSVLENVILDDNSREPDYDDTSLTENTRAAYPLENIDNIINPSVAGHPNTIIFLTADASGTLPPISKLTKEQAMYHFLSGYTSKLAGTERGVTEPTATFSACFGSPFLPLAPSKYAEMLGKKIDMFDTNVFLINTGWTGGSYGVGDRIKLSFTRAMVHSALEGELNSIETITDEIFGLQIPAHVPGVPDELLVPKQTWGNKEAYVKEAQSLALKFHENFKKFTLASDTIKQAGPFYKG, encoded by the coding sequence ATGAAAACCGTTGATAAGTCTTATATGAAAGAACTTCAAACAAACCATATCCACCATAATTTATCGGTAGCACAACTTGTTGAAAAAATTCTTTATAGACAAGAAGGAGTACTTACATCTACAGGAGCAATTCGTGCCACTACAGGAACATACACTGGTCGATCTCCGGAAGATAAGTTTATAGTGAAAGATAAGGTTTCTGATCTACATGTCAATTGGGGTAAAGTAAATAAACCAATTCAAGAAGAAGTGTTTAATCAATTATTATCAAAAGTAATCAATTATTTAAATGAAAAACAAGAAATATTTAAATTTCAAGGGTTTGCTGGATCTGATCACACTTATCGGCTTCCTATTCAGGTTATCAATGAATATGCCTGGCACAATTTATTTTCTAGACAGTTATTCATTACTCCAACAGAAGAGGAATTATCCAAACACCAAGCAGAATTTACAGTTATTTCAGCTCCCGGATTTAAGGCCGACCCAGCTATTGATGGAACAAATTCAGAAACATTTATATTAATTTCTTTTAAAAAACGAATTGTACTTATTGGGGGCACCGAATATGCTGGAGAGATTAAAAAGTCAATCTTTTCTGTGATGAATTATTTATTACCACAGCAAGATGTGCTTTCTATGCATTGTTCTGCTAATGTTGGTCAAGAAGGAGACGTTGCATTATTTTTTGGTTTGTCCGGTACTGGTAAAACAACATTGTCTGCAGACCCTTACCGTAAACTAATTGGTGATGACGAACATGGTTGGAGTCCTAATGGCGTATTCAATATTGAGGGCGGATGTTATGCAAAATGTATCAATCTCTCGCAAGAAAAGGAGCCACAAATTTATAATGCGATCCGATACGGTTCGGTCTTAGAGAACGTAATTTTAGATGATAATAGTAGAGAACCTGATTACGATGATACATCATTAACGGAAAACACACGTGCTGCTTATCCGTTAGAGAATATTGATAACATTATTAACCCTAGTGTTGCAGGACATCCAAATACAATTATTTTCTTAACTGCCGATGCATCTGGCACGTTACCTCCAATTAGTAAGCTAACGAAAGAACAAGCGATGTACCATTTTCTAAGCGGATATACAAGCAAGTTAGCAGGAACAGAACGCGGGGTCACAGAACCAACAGCAACTTTCTCTGCTTGTTTCGGCTCTCCATTCTTACCATTAGCTCCATCTAAATATGCAGAAATGCTTGGTAAGAAAATAGATATGTTTGATACAAACGTATTTTTGATTAATACCGGATGGACTGGAGGATCATATGGAGTAGGTGACCGGATAAAACTTTCTTTCACCAGAGCAATGGTCCACTCTGCTTTAGAAGGAGAATTAAATTCAATAGAAACAATTACCGATGAAATTTTCGGGTTACAGATTCCTGCCCATGTCCCTGGAGTTCCTGATGAATTGTTAGTACCTAAACAGACATGGGGTAACAAGGAAGCATACGTGAAAGAAGCACAATCGCTAGCATTAAAATTTCATGAAAACTTTAAGAAATTCACACTAGCTAGTGACACAATCAAGCAAGCTGGTCCTTTCTATAAAGGATAA
- the leuS gene encoding leucine--tRNA ligase encodes MSFQHRQIEKKWQNYWEDNKTFKTDTFSNKEKFYALDMFPYPSGQGLHVGHPEGYTATDILARMKRMQGYEVMHPMGWDAFGLPAEQYAIDTGNSPAEFTNQNINTFKRQIKELGFSYDWDREINTTDPNYYKWTQWIFKKLYENDLAYMDEVAVNWCPALGTVLANEEVIDGKSERGGHPVIRKPMKQWMLKITAYADRLLEDLDELDWPDSLKEMQRNWIGRSEGAEVTFSIKGNEGTFTVFTTRPDTLFGATYAVVAPEHPLVKEITTTDQKEAVHNYLDEIQTKSDLERTDLAKDKTGVFTGAYAINPVNGEEMPIWVADYVLMSYGTGAIMAVPAHDERDYEFANTFALPIKEVVAGGNVDEEAYTGDGEHVNSDFLNGLGKEEAITKMINWLETEGSGEKKITYRLRDWLFARQRYWGEPIPIIHWEDGTMTAVPDEELPLTLPQVSEIKPSGTGESPLANNIDWVNVVDPETGMKGRRETNTMPQWAGSCWYFLRYIDPNNTEQLADPKALEEWLPIDIYVGGAEHAVLHLLYARFWHKFLFDIGVVSTKEPFQKLYNQGMILGEGNEKMSKSKGNVVNPDDIIDSHGADTLRLYEMFMGPLDASVAWSTNGLDGSRRFLDRVWRLYVGDDGALTDKIIDDESTELDKIYHETVKKVTDDFENMHFNTGISQMMVFINECYKANKIPKNYAEGFVKLLSPVAPHLSEEIWQKLGHSESISKATWPAYDESKLVEDEVEVVLQIMGKVRSKIHVPVDISKDALEKAALDDESMQKWLEGKTIRKVIVVPGKLVNVVAN; translated from the coding sequence ATGAGTTTTCAACATCGTCAAATAGAAAAGAAATGGCAAAATTATTGGGAAGATAATAAAACATTTAAAACTGATACGTTCTCCAATAAGGAAAAGTTTTATGCATTAGATATGTTTCCTTATCCATCAGGGCAAGGATTACATGTAGGACATCCGGAGGGATACACCGCTACAGATATTTTAGCCCGTATGAAACGTATGCAAGGATATGAAGTAATGCACCCAATGGGTTGGGATGCATTTGGTCTCCCGGCCGAGCAATATGCAATTGACACTGGTAATAGTCCTGCAGAATTTACAAATCAAAATATCAATACGTTTAAACGTCAGATAAAAGAATTAGGTTTCTCTTACGACTGGGATAGAGAAATAAATACAACTGATCCAAATTACTATAAATGGACGCAATGGATCTTTAAAAAATTATATGAAAACGATCTAGCCTATATGGATGAAGTAGCGGTGAATTGGTGTCCAGCCCTTGGTACTGTTCTTGCAAATGAAGAAGTGATTGATGGCAAGAGTGAACGAGGCGGGCACCCTGTAATCCGTAAGCCAATGAAACAATGGATGCTAAAAATTACTGCATACGCAGATCGTTTACTAGAAGATTTGGATGAATTAGATTGGCCAGATAGTCTAAAAGAAATGCAACGAAATTGGATTGGACGTTCAGAAGGTGCAGAAGTTACTTTCTCTATTAAAGGAAATGAAGGTACGTTTACTGTATTTACTACTCGTCCTGATACATTATTTGGAGCAACATATGCTGTTGTCGCACCGGAACATCCATTAGTAAAAGAAATTACAACGACAGATCAAAAAGAAGCAGTTCACAACTATTTAGATGAAATACAGACCAAATCAGATTTGGAAAGAACAGACTTAGCTAAAGATAAGACAGGTGTATTTACCGGTGCTTATGCAATTAATCCGGTAAATGGAGAAGAAATGCCAATCTGGGTGGCGGATTATGTATTAATGAGTTATGGGACGGGTGCAATTATGGCTGTTCCTGCACATGATGAACGCGATTATGAATTTGCAAATACATTTGCTTTACCTATTAAAGAAGTAGTTGCTGGTGGTAATGTAGATGAAGAAGCTTATACTGGTGATGGTGAACATGTTAATTCTGATTTCTTAAATGGCTTGGGCAAAGAAGAAGCAATTACAAAAATGATTAATTGGCTTGAAACTGAAGGTAGTGGCGAGAAGAAAATAACTTATCGTCTACGTGACTGGTTGTTTGCTCGTCAACGTTATTGGGGGGAACCGATTCCGATTATTCATTGGGAAGACGGTACAATGACGGCAGTTCCGGATGAGGAATTGCCACTGACACTTCCTCAGGTTTCTGAGATTAAACCTTCAGGAACGGGAGAATCGCCATTAGCAAATAATATTGATTGGGTGAATGTAGTTGACCCGGAGACTGGTATGAAAGGTCGCCGTGAAACAAATACAATGCCACAATGGGCAGGGAGCTGCTGGTATTTCTTACGCTACATTGATCCAAATAATACAGAGCAATTGGCAGATCCAAAAGCATTAGAGGAATGGCTTCCTATTGATATTTATGTTGGGGGAGCAGAACATGCGGTACTCCATCTGCTGTATGCTCGTTTCTGGCATAAATTCTTATTTGACATTGGTGTTGTTTCCACAAAAGAACCGTTCCAGAAGCTATATAATCAAGGAATGATTCTTGGTGAAGGCAACGAGAAAATGAGTAAATCAAAAGGAAATGTAGTAAATCCTGATGATATAATCGATTCTCATGGTGCAGACACACTACGTCTATATGAGATGTTTATGGGACCACTAGATGCTTCGGTTGCTTGGTCCACAAATGGATTAGATGGATCACGTAGATTTTTAGATCGTGTATGGAGATTGTATGTAGGTGATGATGGTGCCCTTACAGATAAAATTATTGATGATGAATCAACGGAATTAGATAAGATTTATCATGAGACTGTGAAAAAAGTGACAGATGACTTTGAGAATATGCATTTCAACACAGGTATTTCGCAAATGATGGTATTTATAAATGAGTGCTATAAAGCGAATAAAATCCCTAAAAATTATGCGGAAGGCTTTGTTAAATTGTTATCGCCAGTTGCACCTCATTTAAGTGAAGAAATCTGGCAAAAACTTGGGCATTCTGAATCGATTAGTAAGGCTACATGGCCAGCATATGATGAATCAAAGTTAGTGGAAGATGAAGTGGAAGTTGTTCTACAAATTATGGGTAAAGTTCGATCTAAGATTCACGTTCCTGTTGATATTAGCAAGGACGCTCTTGAGAAAGCAGCACTAGATGACGAAAGCATGCAAAAATGGTTAGAAGGAAAAACTATTCGTAAAGTTATCGTTGTGCCAGGAAAGCTTGTAAATGTAGTAGCAAATTAA
- a CDS encoding ABC transporter substrate-binding protein → MRKKGFIVSFIAVLILLSACNQETTTKIKLAEVTRSIFYAPQYVALEKGFFQEEGLEVDLQTTWGGDTTMTALLSDGADIALVGSETSMYVYAQDSKDYAINFAQLTQTDGTFLVAKEADEDFSWEDIKDSTFLGQRVGGMPQMVGEYVLKENGIDPHGDLSLEQNIDFANIAGAFASGDYDYVQLFEPTASVFEAEGQGHIVASFGEESGVVPYTVFMTKQSFMEEEDDAIEAFTRAIYKAQQWVDEHSAEEIADVVAPYFEETDIEMLASSIDRYKSQGSFATDPILDEKEWNNLQEIMEKSGELPENVPYEDLVNTDYAERVMSE, encoded by the coding sequence ATGCGTAAGAAGGGTTTTATAGTTAGTTTTATCGCTGTTCTAATCCTCTTGTCCGCTTGTAATCAAGAAACAACCACAAAAATAAAATTAGCAGAAGTAACAAGATCTATATTCTATGCTCCACAATACGTAGCTTTAGAAAAAGGTTTTTTTCAAGAAGAAGGTTTAGAGGTAGATCTACAAACCACTTGGGGTGGAGATACAACAATGACTGCATTGTTGTCGGATGGGGCTGATATTGCTTTAGTTGGTTCCGAAACATCAATGTATGTATACGCACAAGATTCAAAGGATTATGCAATAAACTTTGCTCAACTTACACAAACAGATGGAACGTTTCTTGTTGCAAAAGAAGCAGATGAAGATTTCTCTTGGGAAGATATAAAGGATAGTACATTTCTTGGCCAACGTGTCGGCGGAATGCCGCAAATGGTAGGAGAATATGTATTAAAAGAGAATGGAATTGATCCTCATGGAGATTTAAGCTTAGAACAAAATATTGACTTTGCAAATATTGCTGGAGCATTTGCATCTGGAGATTATGATTATGTACAGTTATTTGAACCTACTGCTAGCGTATTTGAAGCAGAAGGTCAGGGGCACATAGTTGCTTCATTCGGCGAAGAATCTGGAGTTGTACCGTATACCGTATTTATGACCAAACAAAGTTTTATGGAGGAAGAAGATGATGCGATTGAAGCATTTACTAGAGCAATTTATAAGGCACAACAATGGGTAGATGAACATAGCGCTGAAGAAATAGCAGATGTAGTCGCTCCGTATTTTGAAGAAACCGATATTGAAATGTTAGCTTCATCAATCGATCGCTATAAATCACAAGGTTCTTTTGCCACAGATCCAATTCTTGATGAAAAAGAGTGGAATAATTTACAAGAAATTATGGAAAAATCTGGTGAACTACCAGAAAATGTTCCGTATGAAGATCTTGTGAATACAGATTATGCAGAGCGTGTCATGTCAGAATAA
- the metK gene encoding methionine adenosyltransferase, producing MAANRRLFTSESVTEGHPDKMSDQISDAILDEILKKDPNARVACETTVTTGLVLVSGEISTSTYVDIPALVRETVKNIGYTRAKYGFDFETCAVLTAIDEQSADIAGGVNQALEARQGKMSEEEIDAIGAGDQGLMFGYACDETEELMPLPISLAHQLSKRLADVRKEGIVDYLRPDGKTQVTVEYDENDKPVRIDTIVISTQHHSEIQNEQIERDMIEKVIQAVVPNELLDDKTKYFINPTGRFVIGGPQGDVGLTGRKIIVDTYGGYARHGGGAFSGKDATKVDRSAAYAARYVAKNIVAAGLAKSCEVQLAYAIGVAQPVSIAVNTFGTGKVSEDRLVEAVRELFDLRPAGIIRMLDLRKPIFKNTAAYGHFGRKDILFPWEKTDKTEELIALTK from the coding sequence ATGGCTGCAAATCGACGTTTATTTACTTCAGAGTCAGTAACTGAGGGACATCCAGATAAAATGTCTGACCAAATATCAGATGCTATCTTAGATGAAATTTTAAAAAAAGATCCGAATGCAAGGGTTGCATGTGAAACAACAGTAACTACAGGACTTGTTCTTGTATCAGGAGAAATTTCCACTTCTACTTATGTAGATATACCTGCACTTGTTCGTGAAACAGTAAAAAATATTGGGTATACACGTGCTAAATATGGCTTTGATTTTGAAACTTGTGCGGTATTAACTGCTATTGATGAACAGTCTGCAGATATTGCAGGGGGAGTAAATCAGGCACTTGAAGCTCGACAAGGTAAAATGAGTGAAGAAGAAATTGATGCTATTGGTGCTGGTGACCAAGGACTTATGTTTGGATATGCTTGTGATGAAACTGAAGAATTAATGCCATTACCAATCTCATTAGCACATCAATTATCTAAAAGATTAGCGGATGTAAGAAAAGAAGGGATTGTGGATTACCTTCGTCCAGATGGTAAGACACAAGTAACCGTTGAATATGATGAGAATGACAAACCTGTACGTATTGATACTATCGTTATATCTACACAACATCATTCAGAGATTCAAAATGAACAAATTGAAAGAGATATGATTGAAAAAGTAATTCAAGCAGTTGTTCCTAATGAATTGTTAGATGATAAAACAAAATACTTTATTAATCCAACTGGTCGATTTGTAATTGGAGGTCCACAAGGTGATGTAGGGCTAACCGGAAGAAAAATTATTGTAGACACATACGGTGGTTACGCTAGACATGGTGGGGGTGCTTTTAGTGGTAAAGATGCTACAAAAGTAGACCGCTCGGCAGCATATGCTGCGCGCTATGTTGCTAAGAATATTGTTGCCGCAGGACTTGCTAAATCTTGTGAAGTTCAGTTAGCTTATGCTATAGGTGTGGCACAACCAGTATCCATTGCAGTTAATACATTTGGAACTGGGAAAGTTAGTGAAGATCGTTTAGTAGAAGCTGTTCGAGAATTGTTTGATCTCCGTCCAGCGGGAATTATCCGAATGCTCGATTTAAGAAAACCTATCTTTAAAAATACTGCAGCATATGGTCACTTTGGTCGAAAAGATATTTTATTCCCATGGGAAAAAACAGATAAAACGGAAGAGCTTATTGCATTAACTAAATAA
- a CDS encoding tRNA (mnm(5)s(2)U34)-methyltransferase, which translates to MLKGILHFAHYLLEESIDEGEVVIDATCGNGNDTLFLSRVVGKSGHVYAFDIQQQAIQNTKQELEKYHRENVTLIHGSHSLIDDNVQQDVIGGAIFNLGYLPRSDKSIITKPDSTIEAIQKILAKLKKDGLIVIVVYYGHDGGANEKEAVLKHVANLDQKLYNVLQYGFVNQKNNPPFILAIQKR; encoded by the coding sequence ATGTTAAAAGGGATATTACATTTCGCCCATTATTTATTAGAGGAATCGATCGACGAAGGTGAAGTTGTTATCGATGCTACATGTGGTAATGGTAATGACACGTTATTTTTGAGTCGAGTAGTTGGAAAAAGCGGTCATGTTTATGCATTTGATATTCAACAGCAAGCAATTCAGAATACAAAACAAGAATTGGAGAAATATCATAGAGAGAATGTTACTTTAATACACGGTAGTCACTCGCTAATTGATGATAATGTACAGCAAGATGTTATCGGAGGAGCCATTTTTAATTTGGGGTACTTGCCACGTAGTGACAAATCAATTATAACAAAACCCGATTCAACAATAGAAGCTATACAAAAAATATTAGCAAAGCTGAAGAAGGATGGACTCATTGTAATTGTTGTATATTATGGTCATGATGGTGGTGCTAATGAGAAAGAGGCAGTTTTAAAACATGTGGCTAATTTAGATCAAAAATTATATAACGTCTTACAATATGGATTTGTGAACCAAAAAAACAATCCTCCTTTTATTTTAGCTATACAAAAAAGGTGA
- a CDS encoding ABC transporter ATP-binding protein: MSFLTLEHVTHYYFSKESYVKALDNISFTMKEGEFVSLLGPSGCGKSTLLSIIAGIIPQTQGQVRLQQEELIKQNQAIGYMLQQDYLFPWKTIIENVLIGPKIHNNITDEIKQYASTLLSEVGLKDIESKYPSELSGGMRQRVALVRTLINDPKILLLDEPFSALDYQTKLKLEDLVSNLLKTYKKTAVLVTHDIGEAIAMSDRIILLDSHPGSIAKIYDVPLELRDETPFNVRKHPKYQLLFDKVWEQLEQKDDSSTIRDDNHE, translated from the coding sequence TTGTCATTTCTGACACTTGAGCATGTAACCCATTATTATTTTTCAAAAGAATCGTATGTAAAGGCATTAGATAATATCTCTTTTACTATGAAAGAAGGAGAATTTGTATCGTTATTAGGTCCTAGTGGTTGTGGAAAATCAACACTGTTATCCATTATTGCAGGCATTATACCTCAGACACAAGGCCAGGTACGCTTGCAGCAAGAAGAATTAATAAAACAAAACCAAGCGATTGGTTATATGCTTCAACAAGATTATCTTTTTCCTTGGAAAACAATAATTGAAAATGTACTAATCGGACCAAAGATTCACAATAATATAACAGATGAAATAAAACAATATGCAAGCACATTACTAAGTGAAGTAGGACTTAAGGATATTGAATCAAAGTACCCTTCTGAATTATCTGGTGGAATGAGGCAACGTGTAGCTTTGGTTCGGACCTTGATTAATGATCCAAAAATCTTATTATTAGATGAACCTTTCTCAGCTTTAGATTATCAAACCAAATTAAAACTAGAAGATCTTGTTTCCAACTTGCTAAAAACCTATAAGAAAACTGCAGTACTCGTTACACATGATATTGGAGAAGCAATCGCAATGAGTGACAGAATCATCTTATTAGATTCCCATCCTGGTTCCATCGCTAAAATATATGATGTTCCATTAGAACTTAGGGATGAAACTCCTTTTAACGTAAGAAAACATCCAAAATACCAATTACTTTTCGATAAAGTTTGGGAGCAACTAGAACAAAAAGATGATTCTTCAACAATAAGGGATGATAATCATGAATGA
- a CDS encoding gamma carbonic anhydrase family protein, with amino-acid sequence MIEQYNNIYPTIHPTAFIAKDAVVNGDVMIEENVSIWFHTVIRGDVSKTTIGKRTNIQDLCMLHQSPGQPLVIEDDVTVGHQVTLHSAIVRKKALIGMGSIVLDGAEIGENAFLGAGSLVPPGKKIPAHTLAMGRPAKFVRELTEDDYKEMARVRNSYVEKGQYYKKNTNMGK; translated from the coding sequence GTGATTGAACAGTATAATAATATCTACCCAACGATTCATCCCACAGCATTCATTGCAAAAGATGCTGTAGTTAATGGAGATGTAATGATTGAAGAAAATGTAAGTATTTGGTTCCATACAGTAATACGTGGTGATGTATCAAAAACAACCATTGGAAAGCGTACGAATATTCAAGACCTCTGCATGCTTCATCAGAGTCCAGGGCAACCACTTGTCATTGAAGATGATGTAACAGTAGGACATCAAGTAACACTTCACTCTGCAATTGTTAGAAAAAAAGCTTTAATCGGAATGGGATCAATCGTACTAGATGGAGCAGAAATTGGCGAGAATGCTTTTTTAGGTGCTGGTAGTCTTGTTCCTCCGGGTAAGAAAATTCCTGCCCATACCCTTGCAATGGGAAGACCTGCTAAGTTTGTACGTGAATTGACAGAAGATGATTATAAAGAGATGGCACGTGTCAGAAACTCTTACGTAGAGAAAGGTCAATACTATAAAAAAAATACAAATATGGGGAAATAA
- a CDS encoding DnaJ family domain-containing protein, giving the protein MDRKYNDLIGDILKDSGEMDRKDLKGMGKPLPKDYVKRNLFQNFQKIAKDAGYLPYWLKLQKDIAIQLHNVSNEKELKKINKRIKEYNTVCPPSMQRSAITLEELEEVKTTW; this is encoded by the coding sequence ATGGATAGAAAATATAATGACTTGATAGGCGATATTTTAAAGGATTCTGGTGAAATGGATAGAAAAGATTTAAAGGGAATGGGGAAACCTTTGCCGAAGGATTATGTGAAACGTAATTTATTTCAGAACTTCCAGAAGATCGCAAAGGATGCTGGTTATCTTCCTTATTGGTTAAAGCTTCAAAAAGATATTGCCATACAACTTCATAACGTCAGTAATGAAAAGGAATTAAAAAAAATTAATAAGCGCATTAAAGAATATAATACGGTTTGTCCACCTTCAATGCAACGTTCAGCCATCACTTTAGAAGAATTAGAGGAAGTAAAAACGACTTGGTAG